The following DNA comes from Candidatus Peregrinibacteria bacterium.
CTCGCATTTCGGGAGAGGTAGAGAAAATTGTTGGCGTTATGATTGATGAAGCTCCTGGTGCGCGAGCTCATCACACCGGAATAGAAAAAGCACGCATGGTTTTTGAAGCGCCTGCCGAGGGCGGAATTCCTCGTCTTTTGACACTTTTTTCTTCTGAGGATTTTCCAGAGAAAATTGGACCAGTTCGGAGCGCACGACACTATTTTGTGCAAATGGCAGAACCCATTGCAGGAGCCTATGTTCATGCAGGGGGAAGTCCCCAAGGACTTGAAGAAGTCTATAATTCTTCTCTCATCAATATAGACGAGGGATTTAACGATAAACATTTTGAGCGAGACAATACTATTGCGCGTCCTCACAATCTTTTTCTTCTTCCCGAAACCATTTCAGAAGAAATTCCGCCTTCTTCTCATGAAGAAGCTCTTTTTTTGTTCTCAGAAGATATTCCAACAGGACTTTCTTCTGAAGACGCACCATTTCTTGATGTGGATTTCTCCACCACTCAGCACCATGTCTCTTGGCAATATGATGCCGAAAAAAAATGTTATCAGCGAAAACAATCAATGGAAACTTCCGATATTTGTGCTACCAATGTAGGGATTCTTATTATTCCCATCTGGTCTATTGAAGGAGATAAAAAGGGGCGACTCGATATGAACACTATTGGATCGGGTTTTGCCACTATTTTTCGGGATGGAAAAGCAATTTCTGGAAAATGGAATCGAAATAAGGATGAGGTCTTTTCTTTTACCACAGAAAGCGGAGAAGAAATTCCCCTCAAACCCGGAACTACTTTTTTTCAAATTGTAGGATCAAAAGAGAAATTCTCGTTCTCTTCGCCTGGGTGAAAACTACGGAATTCGATTTTGTCCTCCCAAAAGAACAAATTGCCAAAAAACCACTGAGCAAAAGGGAATTGGCAAAACTCATGGTGATTGACCGAAATACAAAACACAGGGCACACAGAAACATTGGCGATCTTCCTGATATTTTAAATGAAAATGATGTTCTTGTCTTTAATCGGAGTCGAGTTATTCCCGCACGAATCCTTCTTTCGGAAAAAGAAGAAGTTTTTCTCTGTCACAAAATAACACCCAAAAAATGGGCATGCATGATTCGCACGGGAAAAGCCTTTCCAGTAGGAAGAATACTAAGCTTTTCTGATGGATCACACGCAGAAGTAGAGAAAATTCGAGATGATGGACTTCGAGAGATTTCTTTTTTCTCGAAGGAATCATTTTCGACATTTTTGGAAAAATATGGAAGTATTCCTCTTCCGCCCTATTTGGAGAGACAGGCAACTCAAGAAGATAAAAATGACTATCAAACAGTCTTTGCCGATCACGATGGATCTGTGGCGGCACCAACAGCAGGACTCCATTTTACAAAACCTCTTCTTGAGCTCCTACAAAAAAAGAAAGTTCAAATGGAGTGGGTAACCCTTCATGTTGGTCTTGGAACATTTTTACCAGTAAAAACAGAGGAAATAAAAGACCACCAAATGCATGCGGAATATGCAGAAATATCGGTAGAAACCGCTGAATCTCTCGCAAGAGCAAAAAAATCGGGAAAACGGATTATTGCGGTAGGAAGTACGTCCCTCAGAACCTTAGAAAGTAGTGTGAGGAAAAATGGAGCGATGATGCCCTTTCAGGATTTTACAAAACTTTTCCTCTTTCCTCCGGCAGATTTTTGCTTTGTTGACGGTTTTTTTACAAATTTTCATCTTCCAAAAAGCACACTTCTCATGCTCGTTTCCGCATTTATGAGTCCAAAAAAAATGGAGGGAAAAGATATTCTTCTTGCGGCGTACCAAGAGGCAATTCAAAAGAACTATCGTTTCTTCTCATACGGCGATGCTATGCTCATTCTGTAGGAAGATTTTCTAGAGATGTTTTCCTGCTATGCGTATATGAAGAGTTTTTTCTTCTCCAGAAATATGGATTTCTGCTTCTGAAATATCTCGAAAAAAATCGAATTTAGCATTTTCGGGAAGTTCCATATTCTTCATTTCCGCCGAAAGAAGATCACTTTTTTTTCCTTTGGAAGAAGAAAAATCATACGAGAGGATGTCTTTTGCGAGAACGGTATCATTTGCAATGAGAAAGACATTTTTCTTTTCTCCGAGAGAGAGTTCCATTTTTTTTCCCTCAGCATCTTCTGCAGAAAAGATATCGAGTGTTCCGCCCTGAATTTCTTCAGAAACAACAGAGATACAATCCGTACAAGCGGCAATCTCTCGAATTTGTGTTCCGTCTTCTAATGTGTGTGTGATGATGCGAGGAATAAATCGTTCTGCTTTTTGCTTGAGTCCAGCAAGCATTTTTTCCTTCTTGAGAGAAATGTCTTCTGTTCCCACTCCTGCTACTATTAATGAATTTTTGGGAACATACCAAAGCGCCATCCCTTTCTCGAAAAGGGGAAGAATATCATTTTCAAAATCAATCTCTTTTCCAAGCCAATCTTGCGACAACGCTCGCGCTCGTCCCCAGAGAAAAAATGAAAATGCGGGATCGGTTTTTTCAAGTTCTTGTGTCAGGCTTTGAAAGAGTTTGCCAAAATGATTTGCAACAAGTGTTATTCCCTTTTCTTGGGAAGGGAAAGAAATACCTTTTTCTTCTGAAGAAAAGGAGAAGTGGGAATTCATGGTTTCAAGAGGAATATCAAAAGACCCCGAAACAGTGCCATTTGAATATCCTACTGCAAAAGAAAGAGAAGAAGCATGGCGAAAAACATGCTCTGCCTGAGAAGCAATATTTTCGGGAATAAGAGGAAAAAGAAAATCTTTCGTTAAGAATCCGTGAACAAATGCTTCTCCCATTGAAGGAAAATGAGAAGAGGAAAATACATCAGCTTCTCCGAGTGAAACTGCACTTCCAGAATGCACATCTTGTATGCGGCTTAAAAAAACCGGATCATCAGAAACAATAAGCCATCCGTTCTGAAAAAAACCTCTTTTCTGATTCCCCTCTTCTCCAAATTCAAAAATAACATCAGAGCTTTTTTCGCTATTCTGCTGTGCAAGTCCTCCTCCAAGTTGTTTTACTATTTCCTCCTCTTTTTTGTGGAACTGTTGATTTTTGAGACGAAAAAGCCCAACAAACTGCAGTGGGTTTTCTTTTGAGATTGGATTTTTATACGCCGCAATCACCATTTTGTTCGCAAAGTTCTCCGCACGAATGGGTAAAACACCGGTCAACTTTTCGAGGAGTTCCGACTGTTTTTGACACCACAGTGGAAAAGATGTTCCCAGCGTATTTTGGCATGAGGGAGACTCAAAATCTGCAAAAAACACAACCCCTTCTGCCGGAAGAAGGTTTTCTGCACTCGGAGAAAGAAATGGCGTGAGTAATAAAATCCACAAAGCACCGCCAAAAAGAAGACTACCAAAAAGGATGCTTATCCACAGAGGAGGTCTTTTTTTCTTCTCTTTTTTCCCGAGGATTTTCTGAACGATCTTAAGTATTGAAAGAGTCACGATGAAGAAAATACTTCGTTATTGTGGCGAAAAAGCATTATGGGAACAATGGAAAATTAGGCGAAAGCCTCTGCTTCATTTTTCTTTAGGAGGATCTATGATATACACCTTTCCATTAATCCAAATACAAACTCCATTTTTTCCCGAATTTTTTACTGCGTACATTGCATCATCTGCTTGGCTCACAAGATGGATTCCCCTTCCTATTTCTTTATGTGGAATCTCTACAATCCCTATAGATGCGCCTATTCCATATTTTTTGCCGTCATCGTCTGTTATATCCAAAATAAGCTCCCGATACCTGTGAGCAACTATTATTGCATCCTTAGTACAATTGAGAAGTATAACGAATTCATCACCTCCCCATCGAGCGACGACATCATGTTCTCGTCCCTGTAAGATTTGTGCCACTTTTTGCAACACCTTATCACCCTCTGAATGCCCTCTGGTATCATTCACTTTCTTAAAATTATCGAGATCAATGAAGAGAATGGAAAAGTTTTTTTCTAGATCATCTTCTTTTCTTTCAACATTTCTCTTTTTGAATTCATCTGAAAGTCCCTTTCGATTGTAAGTACCTGTAAGGAGATCTAACATACCTTCTCTTTTTGATTTATCTATCGTATTATTTGCTTCTCGTAACCTTTCATTGAGATCGTGTATTTTTTCGAGAGAAAACTTCAAAGCAACTCGCTGAGTAACAAGAAAACAAAACAGCTTTTCGTCGTTTCCCAGAAACCCTTTCTGCAAAACATACTGTACTGCTTCTTCTACAAACGAAAGAAGAAAAGAATCATCCTCTTTTCTCCGTAAAACAATAATACCTTCTTGCTCTAAAAAATCTCTCACCTCTTGAAGAACTTTTGTAGTGCAGGGTGTTGTTTTTTGAAGACTAGGTTGTAGCACCTCTTTTGATTTACCAAAAGCCATTATATAACAATAAAAATAAGGTTATGATTTTTCCTTATTTTTTTCTTTCTTAGCAAGTTTTTTTGGGAATATTCACAACAACCTCCGTGAAACGATATTCATGGAGGTTGTTTTTCTGTTTTTTTCTTTTACTTTAAAATACATGCAAGAGGATATGTTCCTTTATTTTCATCGTCGAAAAAATATCCACCATGATATGCATAAGGAAGGATGGAAATACTTTCAGATGAATTTCCATAAACATTAAAGAAAACAGGTACTTCAATATCGGTATTTAGATCATAAAGAACAGCAGGGTTTTGCAGAGAAAGATCAAGAATTCTTGCCGCTTGATAATTACTTCCAAAATCGCCTACACACACAGCATCTTTTGCTGCGTCAGAAGCATTGTATGCAACGTTTGTTCGAGAAAAACGAAAATCATTACTCTTTACAATACACCCAATAGGATAATCTCCCCCGAGAACACCAAGACCAAGAAATATAGAATAAGGTGCAAAGCTCTGGGTAGAATCTCCGTAAACATTGAATGCTATTTTATCAAAAGTAGAAGTATCAATAAGAGCAATATCTTGGAGCATAACATCTAAAATTCTTGCCGCTTGATAATTACTTCCAAAATCACTCACACACACAGCATCTTTTGCTGCGTCAGAAGCATTGTATGCTACATTTGTTCGAGAAAAACGAAAATCTATATCGTCAACATATTCTCGAATACTCTGTTGAGTGGGAACTTTTGTTGCGGAATCAGATGCAAAATCATCTTCATCAAGAACCCAGCTGTTTCCTGAAATATCAGTATCATCATTTTTGGTGAGGTTCGTATCATTTGAAAGATTCACAGAGCTGATTTGGCTTCCATTGATGAGGTAATTATTTCCTGTTGAGACATTGATGTTTCCACTCACATCGAGTTTCTCTATTGGCGAAATGGTGCCAATTCCGACATTGCCGTTTCCGAGGATTGTCATTTTGGTTTGCAGGGATTGAAGTGTACTTCCCGAGGAGATGGTAGTGCCGGTTTTGAAAGAGATAGTACTTGCCCCTGTTCCTTTTCCTGCTCCAGAGGAGAGAACGAGTTCTCCGCCAGAGAGGTTTGGAGCGCCGCCGGAAGTAGCGAAGAATTCGTAGATATTGTCACTATTTACAGCCGCATAGATATTTCCGCTGGAGTCGGCGGTCATGCTATACCAATTTCTCGATGTTTGTCCGAGAGGGAGAAAGTCTCCCGTCCCTCCGGTTTGTTTGTAGATGTCGCCAAGAATTTCAGTCGCATAGATATTTCCGCTGGAGTCAGCGGTTATGCCGTCCCAACTTCTCGATGTTTGTCCGAGGGGGAGAAAGTCTCCCGTCCCTCCGGTTTGTTTGTAGATGTCGCCATACTCAATAGTTGCATAGACATTTCCGCTGGAGTCGGCGGTTATGCCATACCAATTTCTCGATGTTTGTCCGAGAGGGAGAAAGTCTCCCGTCCCTCCGGTTTGTTTGTAGATGTCGCCACCATACTCAGCCGCATAGATATTTCCGCTGGAGTCGGCGGTCATGCCGGTCCAATGTCTCGATGTTTGTCCGAGGGGGAGAAAGTCCCCCGTCCCTCCGGTTTGTTTGTAGATGTCGCCACCATCTGTAGTTGCATAGACATTTCCGCTGGAGTCGGCGGTTATGCCCCACCACGTTCTCGATGTTTGTCCGAGCGACACAAAATTGGTTGACGCTGCCGAACCTATTCCCGCATTTCCCGCCAAAAGAGAGAGCGCGTTCCCCGCCAAGTCCGCCACCTGACTCTCCACCCCTATCTCTTGATCTTGCGTATTTCCAAAAGCAAGCGCGTAGGTAGGGGTGGCAGTGCCGATACCGACATTGCCGGCAACCGAGAGTCCGTCAGAACCGCGGAGATAGAATTGATTGGAAAAGTATTCCACCGCTCCCGCTTCTGGAGTCGTGAGGAGTGTTCCGCTCGTAAACTTGAGTGGTGCTGTACTCGCCGTAGCTGTTCCCGCTTTCAGGTGAAGCACAGCGGTCGGACTTGTTGTTCCGATTCCGACATTTCCACCATTAGTAATAGCAATTCCCTCATTGTCTCCGTCATTTGAAAGCCAGTTCTCATTGAGTTTTATATTTTGGGTAGCCGTATGGTTTCCAAGGTTATCAGTGCCTTCGGCACTCGTTGATCCTCCAGGACCAACAGAAGCATAGGCCGTTCCAAAAAATGCTCCGTCGAGATTGTATTCGCTAACAGCAGAACCTGGTACATCTAGGACAAGCATTTTTGTTCCGTCGGCATTAAAAGCGAAGGGTCCCATTGGTTGTTCTCCAGTGATAGAATCTGAAGCCTGTGAAAGAGTAGAAACATCAAACCCTGTTGAAAGATTGTATACTCCTATGAAGCCTGATGATAGAAATAGCTTACCTCCATCCGGACTGAAAACTATATTAGCATAATAATCATATAAATTTAGGGGGGCACCTATAGAATCATACGAAGCAGTAGAAACATCAAACCCTGTTGAAAGATGGTATTCAACAATAGATCCCTGAAGTGTATAAGGATTCGCTAAGGCCATTACAAACATTTTTGTTCCGTCAGTATTAAATGCCAGACCAATAAATCCAAGAGCAAAAAAATTAACATTAGAATATGGGTCAAAGTTTGAGTCGTACGAAGCAGTAGAAACATCAAACCCTGTTGAAAGATGGTATTCAGCAATAATGCCTATATTATTATCATTTCCTAATACAAACATTTTTGTTCCGTCAGTATTAAAAGCTATATTCGTAGCATTCTGTGATTGCGCACTTATATCAAAGCTTGAGTCGTACGAAGCAGTAGAAACATCAAACCCTGTTGAAAGATGGTATTCAAAAATAATGCTTGTATTATTATTATCTAATACAAACATTTTTGTTCCGTCAGTATTAAAAGCTATATCCGAAGCACCCTGTGATTGCGAACTTATATCAAAGCTTGAGTCGTACGAAGCAGTAGAAACATCATAGGCATAATCTTCTGCTACTACTGAGAGGTTTGAAGAAGGTTGTAATACTCGGTACTCTTTGGCTCCATGAGGAACAATTGCTTTTAAAACGCCATCGACCATAACACGAAGTCTTCCTGTTGTTAGATTGGTGGCATCTACAAGAATAGGGGTAATAGTACTTCCAGAAAAAGGAGCGTTCCATGTTTCTGTAGTAGTGAACTGGTGAGAAAGTGCGCTTCCATCTGCACATTCCCAAGCGGCATTGGTATCGTTCCATTTTGCCGTTTGTCCATCTGCACAAGAGAGCTGAGAAAGGGTGTCTGAGAGTTCACTGGTGGTATAACAGTTATCTCCGTTTTCATCACAATATTTTGTTGCTCCTATATTTCCTTCTGTGTCGAGTTTGAGCTGTCCTCCTGTTCCAGAGTCTGGACTTGTTGTTCCGATTCCAATATTTCCATCATCGGTAATGGTGAGTCGGTCATCTGTATTCCAAAATCGTAAATCTGCTGTGGTTTCATCTTGATATATTCCCCAGTGGTTTTCTGCTCCACTTTGTATATCTATTTCTGAGTTGGTTCCCGTATCGGTTTTAATATGGAGTTTCGCATTTGGACTTGCTGTTCCAATCCCAAGACGATCTTCTGTGTCATCCCAAAAGAAGTTACTGTTGTCTTCTGCTACAGCAGAGTTAGAGGTAAAGAGAACAGAGCCTGCGGTAAAAGAATTGGGAGTATCAGAGAGTGCGATAAAACTGGTAGAACCAACCGTTGTTGGATCTATCCAAGTAAATCCTCCTGTGGCGTTGTCAAAGGTGAGAAGATAGTTATCGTTTGCACTATTTGTTACTTTGAGATTTGCTTCATCAATAATATCATCGGCAATAACGTTACTCGTAATGCTTCCCGTAATATCTCCGTTAAGATCGGGAAGTCCCACGGTAGAACTCATCTCTACCCAGTTTGTTCCGTTACAGACATAAATAAGACTGTCTCCTTTATTGTAAGTCGCAAAGCTCTCATTTGTGCTGTTACAAAGCAGTCCTCCCAAGTCATCATCTGGGGTTCCGCCATCCGGTCCATCGGCATCATCAACTGGTGCTTTCCATGTGAGTCCGTTGATGAGGTTGTCGACGTAGGTTTTGGTAGCGGCATCACTTCCAGATGAAGGAGAAGCAAGGTTTGTGATGGCGTTTCCTCCAGCATCGGTACTTGTTCCGAGAATCTCACTGAGGGTTTGATCGTCGGTGTTATCGAGGTAGCTGCTCAAATCCACAGAATTTCCGTCTTCAATGGAAAGAGTGTTTCCAGTGAGATCGAGGGTTTGATCGTCGGTTCCTGTCGGAAGAGTCTCCCAAGTTGGTGCAGATCCATCTCCACCAGAAGTAAGTACTTGTCCACTTGTTCCGGGAACACTATTGATATTCAGTTCTCCGGTAAAGTTTATGTTTCCATTGACATCGAGTTTCTCTGTTGGTGAGGTGGTGCCGATTCCGACGTTGCCATTCCCGAGGATTGTCATTTTGGTTTGCAGGGGTTGAAGTGTATTTCCCGAGGAGAGGGTGGTGCCGGTTTTGAAAGAGATAGTACTTGCTCCTGTTCCTTTTCCTGCTCCAGAAGTGAGGACGAGTTCTCCGCCGGAGAGGTTTGGAGTACCACCACTACTCGAGAGTTCGTAGATGTCGCCACCATACTCAGCCGCATAGATATTTCCGCTGGAGTCGGCGGTCATGCCGGTCCAATATCTCGATGTTTGTCCGAGGGGGAGAAAGTCCCCCGTCCCTCCGGTTTGTTTGTAAATGTCTCCACTACTTACAGCCGCATAGACATTTCCGCTGGAGTCGGTGGTTATGCCGGTCCAATTTCTCGTTGTTTGTCCGAGGGGGAGAAAGTTTCCCGTCCCTCCGGTTTGTTTGTAGATGTCTCCATTACTTACAGTCGCATAGACATTTCCGCTGGAGTCATTGGTCATGTCGGTCCACAGTCTCGATGTTTGTCCGAGGGGGAGAAAGTCCCCCGTCCCTCCGGTTTGTTTGTAGATGTCGCCATTCCACACAGCTGCATAGATATTTCCGTTGGAGTCGGCGGTCATGTTGCGCCACAGTCTCGATGTTTGCCCGAGGGGGAGAAAGTCTCCCGTCCCTCCGGTTTGTTTGTAGATATCGCCATTACTTACAGCCGCATAGATATTTCCGCTGGAGTCGGCGGTCATGTTGCGCCAATTTCTCGATGCTTGTCCGAGGGGGAGAAAGTCCCCCGTCCCTCCGGTTTGTTTGTAGATGTCGCCAGCATCTGTAGTTGCATAGACATTTCCGCTGGAGTCGGCGGTTATGCCATACCAAAGTCTCGTTGTTTGTCCGAGCGACACAAAATCGGTTGCCAAACCTGTTCCCGCATTTCCCGCCAAAAGAGAGAGTGCGTTCCCCGCCAAGTCCGCCACCTGACTCTCCACCCCTATCTCTTGATCTTGCGTATTTCCAAAAGCAAGCGCGTAGGTAGGAGAGGTGGTTCCGATACCAATATTTCCATCATCGGTAATGGTGAGTCGGTCATCTGTATTCCAAAATCGTAAATCTGCTGTGGTTTCATCTTGATATATTCCCCAGTGGTTTTCTGCTCCACTTTGTATATCTATTTCTGAGTTGGTTCCCGTATCGGTTTTAATATGGAGTTTCGCATTTGGACTTGCTGTTCCAATCCCAAGACGATCTTCTGTGTCATCCCAAAAGAAGTTACTGTTGTCTTCTGCTACAGCAGAGTTAGAGGTAAAGAGAACAGAGCCTGCGGTAAAAGAATTGGGAGTATCAGAGAGTGCGATAAAACTGGTAGAACCAACCGTTGTTGGATCTATCCAAGTAAATCCTCCTGTGGCGTTGTCAAAGGTGAGAAGATAGTTATCGTTTGCACTATTTGTTACTTTGAGATTTGCTTCATCAATAATATCATCGGCAATAACGTTACTCGTAATGCTTCCCGTAATATCTCCGTTAAGATCGGGAAGTCCCACGGTAGAACTCATCTCTACCCAGTTTGTTCCGTTACAGACATAAATAAGACTGTCTCCTTTATTGTAAGTCGCAAAGCTCTCATTTGTGCTGTTACAAAGCAGTCCTCCCAAGTCATCATCTGGGGTTCCGCCATCCGGTCCATCGGCATCATCAACTGGTGCTTTCCATGTGAGTCCGTTGATGAGGTTGTCGACGTAGGTTTTGGTAGCGGCATCACTTCCAGATGAAGGAGAAGCAAGGTTTGTGATGGCGTTTCCTCCAGCATCGGTACTTGTTCCGAGAATCTCACTGAGGGTTTGATCGTCGGTGTTATCGAGGTAGCTTGAGAGATCGACAGTTGTTCCGTCTCCTGTGAGAGAGAGGGTATTTCCTGAGAGATCGAGGTCTTGCGAGTCGGTGTTATCGAGGTAGCTGCTCAAATCCACAGAATTTCCGTCTTCAATGGAAAGAGTGTTTCCAGTGAGATCGAGGGTTTGATCGTCGGTTCCTGTCGGAAGAGTCTCCCAAGTTGGTGCAGATCCATCTCCACCAGAAGTAAGTACTTGTCCACTTGTTCCGGGAACACTATTGATATTCAGTTCTCCGGTAAAGTTTATGTTTCCATTGACATCGAGTTTCTCTGTTGGTGAGGTGGTTCCGATTCCGACGTTGCCAGAAGAATTAATAGTGGCTCTTACTATATCATTCGTAATAAATTGGATAGGTGAGTAGCTATCTTCAGTTCCCAAAAGAAAAGCATTGGCGATAGTGTCTGTTGATTGTGTTCCTGCATTTCCTTCAAGAGCAATGAATCCATCCGTTCCCCCTCCATCTTGAGTAAGAGTTATTTGGGGATTATCGCCTTCTGATATATTATCACTATCTGCTTCCAATAAAATACCAACATCTGCCGTATTGGATATATGGAACGTATCTTGTGGGGAAGTAATACCCAGACCCATTTTTTTGTCTGCTGTGAGAACGAAGGTATTTTGCGTATCATCTCCACTATTACCAATGTAAAAAATATCAGGATCTGAATCAGCTCCTAGATCCCACGTTCTCACGGGGTTTTGTAAATAGATTTGAGCGGCAGAATTTGCTGTTGTTTCTTGAATATGGATTTCTGGTCTAGATCCACTAGAATATATATGTAATAGTGAATCTGGACTACTCGTCCCCACCCCCACCTTCCCATCATTCAACACCGTCAGTGCATTCGTCCCCCCATTATTCCCAACATTGACTTGCAACGCCGCCGCCGTACTCGTTCCATTGGCACTCGTTCCCTGCAAGACCAGTTTATCAGTGACGCCGGTTCCACCGGTAAGAGATTGTCCTCCGCTTCTTCCTGCAAGAAGAGCATATTGCGTATGGTCATCATCCGTCAAACCCGTAAGTGCGCCATGATCGACAACGCCTGTTGAAACATCTCCCCAAGAGGCATTACTTCCATCGGTGGTGAGATATTTTCCGCTGTTTCCCGTTTGCGTTGGCAAGAGATCATCAATTGCTGGCGCATTGGTAAGATCAGCATAATCTCCACTGGTTGCCACTGTTGCGAGATCTGCTGTATTTGCCTTGAGACCAAGCGCATTTTGCAAATCGGTTTGATCGGCAAGCGTTCCGGTAATGCTTCCCCAAACAGCGGTTGTTCCATTTTCCACCAAATCTCCAATGGTATAACACGTGAGACCTGTTTCATTACAATACTCAGTTGCTCCAACCTTTCCCTCAACATCAAGCCTCAGCCCACTGCTTGGAACTATGGTTCCAATTCCCACATCTCCAGCGCTATTCCAAATACCTGTTCCGGGAAATGAAATATTTCCCGTAAAAGCTGGATTATTCAATGGTGCCGACAAATTATCGGTAACGTTAAAGTTAACGCCAGAAGCTCCCGCTTGTCCCAAGAAAATGAGAAAAGCAAGAGAAGATGCGGCAAAGCGTTGTATCCATTTCATAGCCGGAGAAGAAAGAAGGAAATTTGTTTTTGTTGTTTTTTTCATGGGAGGGTGGGTTTTATATTTTATATTTTCATTTTTTTGTCATTGCGGAGGTGATCCGCAATCTTTTGAGATCCTGAATCAAGTTCAGGATGACAGAGGCTGGGATCATTGCCGAGTTTGTGCAGAAGAGAAGTCATGTTTAGAAAGAGAACCAGTTTGTTCCGTTTGAGTACAAACGAAGCACACCGTAATTTGCAGAAATCACAATAGAAGTAGCCCCATCCATGGTTCCTCCGCCTTCAACAACAACGGTAATATTATTGGTGGCGGCACCTCCCGATTCGTCTTTAATAATCATTATTCGTCCAGAAGTGGCATCGGCGTTTGAAAGCGTAATGGTTCGTGGAGCGGCGGTATCGGTAACACCGATGATGGTCTCTCCCGAGCTACTCGTGCTTGCTGTTACCTCGGAACGAAGCACCGCAAAACTTCCATTAATCTGAAGGGTGGAAGTTGGATTTACAATTCCAATCCCCACATTTCCATCATCGGTAATGGTGAGTCGGTCATCTGTATTCCAAAATCGTAAATCTGCTGTGGTTTCATCTTGATATATTCCCCAGTGGTTTTCTGCTCCACTTTGTATATCTATTTCTGAGTTGGTTCCCGTATCGGTTTTAATATGGAGTTTCGCATTTGGACTTGCTGTTCCAATCCCAAGACGATCTTCTGTGTCATCCCAAAAGAAGTTACTGTTGTCTTCTGCTACAGCAGAGTTAGAGGTAAAGAGAACAGAGCCTGCGGTAAAAGAATTGGGAGTATCAGAGAGTGCGATAAAACTGGTAGAACCAACCGTTGTTGGATCTATCCAAGTAAATCCTCCTGTGGCGTTGTCAAAGGTGAGAAGATAGTTATCGTTTGCACTATTTGTTACTTTGAGATTTGCTTCATCAATAATATCATCGGCAATAACGTTACTCGTAATGCTTCCCGTAATATCTCCGTT
Coding sequences within:
- a CDS encoding DUF3048 domain-containing protein, translating into MHLRAFLLVFVPIAFVLVVTGVLGYWWEQHEKEASHKTILLSDFIGKTTPKNLISPPPLRDVGEPPAFEKSLLTGLPRISGEVEKIVGVMIDEAPGARAHHTGIEKARMVFEAPAEGGIPRLLTLFSSEDFPEKIGPVRSARHYFVQMAEPIAGAYVHAGGSPQGLEEVYNSSLINIDEGFNDKHFERDNTIARPHNLFLLPETISEEIPPSSHEEALFLFSEDIPTGLSSEDAPFLDVDFSTTQHHVSWQYDAEKKCYQRKQSMETSDICATNVGILIIPIWSIEGDKKGRLDMNTIGSGFATIFRDGKAISGKWNRNKDEVFSFTTESGEEIPLKPGTTFFQIVGSKEKFSFSSPG
- a CDS encoding GGDEF domain-containing protein, which codes for MAFGKSKEVLQPSLQKTTPCTTKVLQEVRDFLEQEGIIVLRRKEDDSFLLSFVEEAVQYVLQKGFLGNDEKLFCFLVTQRVALKFSLEKIHDLNERLREANNTIDKSKREGMLDLLTGTYNRKGLSDEFKKRNVERKEDDLEKNFSILFIDLDNFKKVNDTRGHSEGDKVLQKVAQILQGREHDVVARWGGDEFVILLNCTKDAIIVAHRYRELILDITDDDGKKYGIGASIGIVEIPHKEIGRGIHLVSQADDAMYAVKNSGKNGVCIWINGKVYIIDPPKEK
- the queA gene encoding tRNA preQ1(34) S-adenosylmethionine ribosyltransferase-isomerase QueA: MKTTEFDFVLPKEQIAKKPLSKRELAKLMVIDRNTKHRAHRNIGDLPDILNENDVLVFNRSRVIPARILLSEKEEVFLCHKITPKKWACMIRTGKAFPVGRILSFSDGSHAEVEKIRDDGLREISFFSKESFSTFLEKYGSIPLPPYLERQATQEDKNDYQTVFADHDGSVAAPTAGLHFTKPLLELLQKKKVQMEWVTLHVGLGTFLPVKTEEIKDHQMHAEYAEISVETAESLARAKKSGKRIIAVGSTSLRTLESSVRKNGAMMPFQDFTKLFLFPPADFCFVDGFFTNFHLPKSTLLMLVSAFMSPKKMEGKDILLAAYQEAIQKNYRFFSYGDAMLIL